A genomic window from Lycium barbarum isolate Lr01 chromosome 4, ASM1917538v2, whole genome shotgun sequence includes:
- the LOC132638122 gene encoding growth-regulating factor 12-like, with amino-acid sequence MELKISPPKNIASKKDCYSDSNGGEKCSIELGLNLELSYSKFSTNGYGFTFLQRQELEQQFCIYKYIEVGLPVPSHLIIPICKSITCSLKGLRDGVYQHCPNLMGYGHLCWELSMEPEPRRCWRTDGKKWRCSKSVIQNQKYCEKHMHRGRQRSRKYVEPASSNLQLSSSKIKSNKTMRVASQAHQNSEPDTTFSIALPIN; translated from the exons ATGGAACTCAAAATCTCACCTCCCAAGAATATTGCAAGCAAAAAAGACTGCTATAGTG ATTCAAATGGAGGAGAAAAATGTTCAATTGAACTTGGGCTGAATCTTGAGCTTAGCTACTCAAAGTTTAGTACTAATGGATATGGATTTACATTTCTACAGAGGCAAGAATTAGAGCAACAATTTTGCATCTACAAGTACATAGAAGTTGGGCTACCTGTTCCTTCTCATCTCATTATTCCTATATGCAAGTCTATAACTTGCTCCCTAAAAGGTCTTCGTGATGGTGTTTATCAACATTGTCCCAATT TGATGGGGTATGGCCACTTGTGTTGGGAACTTAGCATGGAACCAGAACCAAGGAGGTGTTGGAGGACTGATGGCAAGAAATGGAGATGTAGCAAAAGTGTTATCCAGAACCAGAAATACTGTGAGAAGCACATGCATAGAGGCCGCCAGCGTTCAAGAAAGTATGTGGAACCAGCTTCATCCAATTTGCAATTGTCTAGTTCTAAAATTAAAAGCAACAAAACCATGAGAGTAGCATCACAAGCTCATCAAAATTCAGAACCAGACACTACCTTCTCCATTGCACTACCAATAAATTAA
- the LOC132635017 gene encoding probable sugar phosphate/phosphate translocator At1g12500, giving the protein MVEAQSWTTRRGSNPRLESTQDQVLDMPVTPTAEIRQQQYSNGGISSLVSPTVLTALIIASWYCSNIGVLLLNKYLLSFYGYRYPIFLTMLHMLSCATYSLVAIKWLEIVPFQQIHSRKQFFKILALSAIFCFSVVCGNTSLRYLPISFNQAIGATTPFFTAIFAFVITCKKETAEVYLALVPVVLGIVLASNSEPLFHLFGFLMALGSTAGRALKSVVQGLLLTSEGEKLHSMNLLLYMAPMAAMILLPFTLYIEGNVAGITLEKAKGDGFMIFLLVGNATVAYLVNLTNFLVTKHTSALTLQVLGNAKAAVAAVVSVLIFRNPVNIMGITGFAVTVMGVVLYSEAKKRSKVTAH; this is encoded by the coding sequence ATGGTGGAGGCACAATCATGGACAACAAGAAGGGGAAGCAACCCAAGATTGGAATCAACCCAAGATCAAGTTTTGGACATGCCAGTAACACCAACTGCTGAAATAAGGCAACAACAATATTCAAATGGTGGTATAAGTTCTTTAGTGTCACCAACTGTACTTACTGCACTTATTATTGCTTCTTGGTACTGCTCAAATATTGGGGTGCTTTTGCTTAACAAGTATTTACTAAGTTTCTATGGTTATAGGTATCCAATATTCTTGACCATGTTACATATGTTGTCATGTGCTACTTATAGTTTAGTTGCCATTAAGTGGCTTGAAATTGTTCCTTTCCAACAGATACATAGCAGGAAACAGTTCTTCAAGATTCTTGCATTGAGTGCTATTTTTTGTTTCTCTGTGGTTTGTGGTAATACTTCGTTAAGGTACCTTCCTATATCGTTCAATCAAGCAATTGGTGCTACTACTCCATTTTTTACTGCTATTTTTGCTTTTGTGATTACATGTAAGAAAGAAACTGCTGAGGTTTATTTAGCACTTGTCCCTGTGGTTCTTGGTATTGTTTTGGCTAGTAATAGTGAGCCATTGTTCCATTTGTTTGGGTTCTTGATGGCATTAGGTTCAACTGCTGGGAGAGCATTGAAATCTGTTGTTCAAGGGTTGTTGTTAACATCTGAGGGTGAGAAATTACACTCAATGAATTTATTACTATACATGGCACCAATGGCAGCAATGATTTTGCTTCCATTTACATTATACATAGAGGGAAATGTGGCTGGAATTACATTGGAGAAAGCAAAGGGAGATGGATTTATGATTTTCTTGTTGGTTGGTAATGCAACAGTTGCTTATTTGGTGAACTTGACTAATTTCTTGGTTACTAAGCATACAAGTGCTTTGACACTACAAGTTTTGGGGAATGCTAAAGCTGCAGTGGCTGCAGTTGTATCAGTTTTGATTTTCAGAAATCCAGTGAACATTATGGGAATAACAGGATTTGCTGTGACAGTAATGGGTGTTGTGCTTTACAGTGAGGCAAAGAAGAGGTCTAAAGTAACAGCACACTGA
- the LOC132637104 gene encoding blue copper protein-like → MASTAFLIALVVVVMVTAPVMATDHWVGDEQGWKLNFDYKIWAATKEFHVGDRLIFKYKQGAHNVYSADEEAFQSCIARYFVSPLISGNDVITLTTPGKRWFLCGVGKHCENGMKLAINVLPQLASPAPSPSY, encoded by the exons ATGGCCTCGACAGCTTTCTTGATTGCACTAGTTGTTGTTGTGATGGTTACTGCTCCAGTTATGGCAACTGACCATTGGGTTGGTGATGAACAAGGTTGGAAACTCAACTTTGACTACAAAATTTGGGCTGCCACCAAAGAGTTCCACGTTGGAGATAGGCTCA TCTTCAAGTACAAGCAAGGAGCTCACAATGTGTATAGTGCAGATGAGGAAGCCTTCCAAAGCTGCATAGCAAGATATTTTGTTTCACCTCTGATTTCTGGAAATGATGTGATTACTCTTACAACACCAGGAAAAAGATGGTTCCTATGTGGAGTAGGCAAACATTGTGAAAATGGAATGAAACTTGCGATCAATGTTTTGCCACAATTGGCATCTCCAGCTCCTTCACCTTCTTACTAA
- the LOC132637106 gene encoding mavicyanin-like — MASTTNFLIALLVVVVMVAGPAMASEHWVGDDQGWKLDFNYTKWAATKEFHVGDKLIFKYKKDVHNVIRADQEAFQNCKPSSDVTPLTSGNDLINLTSPGKKWYICGIGQHCVKGVKLAINVLEAESGSPAPSPSGPAPSSASWISPNGKFVASIVAAFAMFVVIMS, encoded by the exons aTGGCATCGACAACTAATTTCTTGATTgcacttcttgttgttgttgtaatggttGCTGGTCCAGCAATGGCAAGTGAGCATTGGGTTGGAGATGATCAAGGTTGGAAGCTCGACTTTAACTACACAAAATGGGCTGCCACCAAAGAATTCCATGTTGGAGATAAGCTCA TATTCAAGTACAAGAAAGATGTTCACAATGTGATTAGAGCAGATCAAGAAGCCTTCCAAAACTGCAAACCAAGTAGTGATGTTACACCCTTAACTTCTGGAAATGATTTGATTAACCTTACATCACCAGGGAAAAAATGGTACATTTGTGGAATAGGCCAACATTGTGTAAAGGGAGTGAAACTTGCTATCAATGTTTTGGAAGCTGAATCTGGATCCCCTGCTCCTTCACCAAGTGGCCCTGCTCCTTCATCTGCTTCTTGGATTTCTCCTAATGGAAAATTTGTTGCTTCGATTGTTGCTGCATTTGCAATGTTCGTCGTGATAATGTCTTGA